In a single window of the Methanofollis ethanolicus genome:
- a CDS encoding TrpB-like pyridoxal phosphate-dependent enzyme, giving the protein MQTKILLDEDAMPKAWYNIQADLPTPLAPPLHPGTGKPVTPDDLAAIFPRELIRQEMTTERSVPIPDEVRDILRLWRPSPLYRARRLEQHLKTPARIYYKWEGVSPPGSHKPNTAVPQAYYNMKEGIERLSTETGAGQWGSSLAFATALFGMDCTVYMVRSSYDQKPYRKSMMHVYGAECIPSPSEKTDAGKKVLSDHPDTPGSLGIAISEAVEDAVNHANTNYALGSVLNHVCLHQTVIGLEAREQLAMADAYPDMVIGCVGGGSNFAGLSFPFAGDKLRGKHPETDIVGVEPAACPTLTKGLYAYDYGDIAGLTPLLKMFTLGHDFVPPAIHAGGLRYHGVSPLVAHLAKGGAMRAVAYHQNEVFEAAITFARTEGIVVAPEAAHAVKAAIDAALACRKTGEEKVILFNNSGHGNFDFASYDAYLAGGLPDYEYPAELIRESLAHLPKVG; this is encoded by the coding sequence ATGCAGACGAAGATCCTCCTGGACGAGGACGCCATGCCGAAAGCCTGGTATAACATCCAGGCCGACCTGCCGACACCTCTTGCCCCGCCCCTTCACCCGGGCACAGGAAAGCCGGTGACGCCCGACGACCTTGCCGCCATCTTTCCCCGCGAGCTGATCAGGCAGGAGATGACGACCGAGCGCTCTGTCCCCATCCCCGACGAGGTGCGGGACATCCTGAGGCTCTGGAGGCCGAGCCCCCTGTACAGGGCGCGGCGCCTCGAACAGCACCTGAAAACGCCGGCGAGGATCTACTACAAGTGGGAGGGGGTCAGCCCGCCGGGCAGCCACAAGCCGAATACGGCGGTGCCCCAGGCCTACTACAATATGAAAGAGGGAATCGAGCGTCTCTCCACCGAGACCGGGGCAGGGCAGTGGGGTTCGTCCCTCGCCTTCGCGACCGCCCTCTTCGGGATGGACTGCACCGTGTACATGGTCAGGTCGTCCTATGACCAGAAACCATACCGGAAGAGCATGATGCATGTCTACGGGGCCGAGTGCATCCCGTCCCCGAGCGAAAAGACGGACGCGGGCAAAAAGGTTCTTTCCGACCACCCGGACACCCCGGGGAGCCTCGGCATCGCGATCTCCGAGGCGGTGGAGGACGCGGTGAACCACGCGAACACGAACTACGCCCTCGGTTCGGTTCTGAACCATGTCTGCCTCCATCAGACGGTTATCGGTCTCGAGGCGCGGGAGCAACTCGCGATGGCCGACGCCTATCCGGACATGGTCATCGGTTGTGTCGGCGGCGGTTCGAACTTCGCTGGCCTCTCCTTCCCCTTTGCCGGGGACAAACTCCGCGGTAAACACCCGGAGACCGACATCGTCGGCGTCGAACCCGCCGCCTGCCCCACGCTCACGAAGGGGCTCTATGCCTATGACTATGGCGACATCGCGGGTCTCACACCTCTCCTGAAGATGTTCACCCTGGGCCACGACTTCGTACCGCCAGCGATCCACGCGGGCGGGCTGCGGTATCACGGCGTCTCACCCCTCGTAGCCCACCTCGCCAAAGGCGGGGCAATGCGGGCCGTCGCCTACCACCAGAACGAGGTCTTCGAGGCGGCCATCACCTTCGCGAGGACGGAGGGGATCGTCGTCGCCCCCGAGGCAGCCCATGCCGTGAAGGCGGCGATCGACGCCGCCCTCGCCTGCCGGAAGACCGGGGAGGAGAAGGTGATCCTCTTCAACAACTCGGGCCACGGCAACTTCGACTTCGCAAGTTACGATGCCTATCTTGCGGGCGGCCTCCCCGACTACGAATACCCGGCCGAGTTGATCCGCGAATCTCTTGCGCACCTGCCGAAGGTGGGGTGA
- a CDS encoding flavodoxin family protein: protein MKVIGIVGSPRKGGNTDILVKQALTGAHAAGAEAAVIYLNDMVFQDCQGCGYCKGTNVCRLKDDMYPVYEDLISADGLVIGSPVYFGQMTGNTKSFIDRWYALVNPDFTSRLPPGKKVVLIFPQGDANPSMYEGMATHFEVTMTFFGIEVTEIIIAPGLLAAGEAQESEELMRRAFAAGKNLAE from the coding sequence ATGAAAGTCATCGGTATTGTGGGAAGCCCCCGCAAAGGGGGCAACACCGACATCCTGGTCAAGCAGGCGCTCACCGGCGCCCATGCGGCCGGGGCAGAGGCCGCCGTCATCTACCTGAACGACATGGTCTTCCAGGACTGTCAGGGCTGCGGCTACTGCAAGGGGACGAATGTCTGCCGGTTGAAGGACGATATGTATCCTGTCTATGAGGACCTGATCTCGGCCGACGGACTTGTGATCGGGAGCCCGGTCTATTTCGGGCAGATGACAGGGAACACCAAGAGTTTCATTGACCGCTGGTATGCTCTCGTGAACCCTGACTTCACCTCGCGGCTGCCGCCGGGGAAGAAGGTCGTCCTCATCTTCCCGCAGGGCGACGCCAACCCGTCGATGTACGAGGGGATGGCGACGCACTTTGAGGTGACGATGACCTTCTTCGGCATTGAGGTGACGGAGATCATCATCGCCCCTGGTCTGCTCGCGGCCGGCGAGGCGCAGGAGAGTGAAGAGTTGATGAGACGGGCCTTTGCGGCAGGAAAGAATCTTGCGGAGTGA
- a CDS encoding eS24 family ribosomal protein, which yields MDIDFSRYERDEERRRTEIDFTARFTGPIPSRAEIVDALALVSGADPSSVVLERLSPRAKKGEVRGKARVYDDAAARSAAER from the coding sequence ATGGACATCGACTTTTCGCGGTACGAGAGGGACGAAGAGAGGCGGCGAACAGAGATCGATTTTACGGCGCGGTTTACCGGCCCCATCCCGTCGCGGGCCGAGATCGTCGACGCCCTCGCCCTCGTCTCAGGGGCCGACCCGTCTTCTGTCGTGCTCGAACGTCTCAGCCCGCGGGCAAAGAAGGGCGAGGTGCGGGGGAAGGCCAGGGTGTACGACGATGCCGCGGCGCGGTCCGCGGCCGAGCGGTAG
- a CDS encoding anthranilate synthase component I family protein, whose amino-acid sequence MDPAVNGVTEIFRPGYQEFLAAAEGGSRPLIIPLCQELPLPPATPPEVYAALCTGAGFLLESMEGSDRSARYSVIGVDPVLSLSLRETAEIAGVDPFVRIAASPDGADPVEMVRSVLGRFTVADVGAPRYFGGFVGYFAYDLVHRFHPKVGPGRHAGPDTPLARLLLAQDCIVFDHLAGRMYVFSSPLLTEDTDPHRAYKKSRARIRALVTQIRILEPEERKPRPEAAGIDLPCRSTFSKEAFEAAVLKMKEHIVAGDIFQGVLSRRIDCDYPGDPFAIYEALRAINPGPYMYFLDFGNQQVAGASPEMLVRVEKGTVTTVPIAGTRPRGATSEEDDRLEADLLADEKERAEHTMLVDLARNDLGRVCTYGSVRLSAFMDVEKFSHVQHIVSTVEGSLDDRYDCFDAFASCFPAGTVSGAPKIRAMQIIDDLEPCPRGIYAGAVGHVGFDGDMDVAIAIRTVVVENGTASVQAGAGIVADSVPENEWEETKNKAAAMLRAIAYGRRDL is encoded by the coding sequence ATGGATCCTGCCGTAAACGGCGTAACAGAGATCTTCAGGCCGGGCTATCAGGAATTCCTTGCCGCCGCGGAGGGGGGGTCCCGGCCCCTCATCATCCCCCTCTGCCAGGAACTCCCTCTCCCCCCGGCGACGCCGCCGGAGGTCTACGCTGCGCTCTGCACAGGCGCCGGTTTCCTCCTGGAGTCGATGGAGGGAAGTGACCGGAGTGCCCGCTACTCAGTGATCGGGGTCGACCCCGTGCTCAGTCTCTCCCTCAGGGAGACAGCGGAGATCGCCGGCGTCGACCCTTTCGTCCGGATCGCCGCCTCTCCTGATGGGGCCGATCCTGTCGAGATGGTCAGGTCGGTCCTTGGCCGGTTTACCGTCGCCGATGTCGGCGCCCCGCGGTATTTCGGGGGTTTTGTCGGCTACTTCGCGTACGACCTTGTCCACCGTTTCCATCCTAAGGTCGGGCCTGGCCGCCATGCCGGCCCTGACACGCCCCTGGCCAGACTTCTCCTTGCACAGGACTGCATCGTCTTCGACCACCTCGCTGGCAGGATGTACGTCTTCTCCAGCCCCCTGCTGACCGAAGACACAGACCCTCACAGGGCGTACAAGAAGAGCCGGGCGAGGATCAGGGCGCTGGTTACACAGATCCGGATCCTCGAACCGGAGGAACGGAAACCCCGACCAGAAGCCGCAGGGATTGACCTCCCCTGCCGTTCGACCTTCTCGAAGGAGGCCTTCGAGGCCGCCGTCCTGAAGATGAAGGAGCACATCGTGGCAGGCGACATCTTCCAGGGCGTCCTGTCCAGGCGGATCGACTGCGACTATCCGGGCGACCCCTTCGCTATCTATGAGGCGCTCAGGGCGATCAACCCGGGCCCATACATGTACTTCCTGGACTTCGGGAACCAGCAGGTCGCCGGCGCAAGTCCCGAGATGCTCGTCCGCGTGGAGAAGGGGACGGTCACGACCGTCCCGATAGCCGGGACGCGGCCGAGGGGCGCGACATCCGAAGAGGACGACCGCCTCGAAGCAGACCTCCTCGCCGACGAGAAAGAACGGGCCGAGCACACCATGCTCGTCGACCTCGCCAGAAACGATCTCGGCAGGGTCTGCACCTACGGGTCGGTCCGCCTGTCCGCGTTCATGGACGTCGAGAAGTTCTCCCATGTCCAGCATATCGTCTCCACGGTTGAGGGGTCGCTCGACGACCGCTACGACTGTTTCGATGCCTTCGCGTCGTGTTTCCCGGCCGGCACCGTCTCAGGCGCACCGAAGATCAGGGCGATGCAGATCATCGACGACCTGGAGCCCTGCCCCCGCGGCATCTATGCCGGTGCGGTCGGGCATGTCGGCTTCGACGGGGACATGGACGTCGCCATCGCGATCAGGACCGTGGTCGTCGAGAACGGGACGGCGTCGGTCCAGGCCGGTGCCGGCATCGTCGCCGACTCCGTCCCTGAGAACGAATGGGAGGAGACGAAGAACAAGGCTGCGGCCATGCTCCGCGCCATTGCATACGGGAGGAGAGACCTATGA
- the trpB gene encoding tryptophan synthase subunit beta: MKKGYFGEFGGQFVPETLMGELGALETAYERAKNDPAFQAELEGYLSTFAGRETPLTYCRNLSCDLGCRIYLKREDLLHGGAHKINNTLGQALLARHMGKSRIIAETGAGQHGVATAIAGAALGLPVEVYMGEVDMARQRLNVFRMELLGATVHPVRTGSRTLKDAVSEALRDWIVRPAETYYLLGSAVGPHPYPTMVRDFQCVIGQEMREQVLKVEGRLPTAVVACVGGGSNAIGTFYPLLGDDDVRLVGVEAGGEGLSTGKHGATLCAGTKGVLQGSLSYLLQDRDGQILDTHSVSAGLDYPGVGPEHSMLKDIGRAEYVAVTDDEALAAFSLLSRREGIIPALESSHAVAYAVKMAKDLDEDDIIVVTLSGRGDKDVVEVAARMGVTI, translated from the coding sequence ATGAAAAAGGGATATTTCGGTGAATTCGGCGGACAGTTCGTCCCCGAGACCCTGATGGGGGAGCTCGGGGCGCTGGAGACCGCCTATGAACGCGCGAAGAACGACCCGGCCTTCCAGGCCGAACTTGAGGGCTACCTCTCGACCTTTGCCGGGCGTGAGACCCCGCTCACCTACTGCCGGAACCTCTCCTGCGACCTCGGCTGCCGGATCTATCTGAAGAGGGAGGACCTCCTCCACGGCGGCGCCCACAAGATCAACAACACCCTCGGCCAGGCCCTGCTGGCGCGGCACATGGGGAAGAGCAGGATCATCGCCGAGACCGGCGCCGGCCAGCACGGGGTGGCGACGGCGATCGCGGGTGCGGCCCTCGGTCTCCCGGTCGAGGTCTATATGGGGGAGGTGGACATGGCCAGGCAGAGGCTGAACGTCTTCAGGATGGAACTCCTGGGGGCGACGGTCCACCCGGTGCGGACAGGCAGCCGCACCCTGAAGGACGCGGTCAGCGAGGCCCTGCGCGACTGGATCGTGAGGCCCGCAGAGACCTACTATCTCCTCGGCTCCGCGGTGGGGCCGCACCCGTACCCGACGATGGTCAGGGACTTCCAGTGCGTCATCGGACAGGAGATGCGGGAGCAGGTCCTGAAGGTCGAGGGGCGTCTGCCCACGGCGGTCGTCGCCTGCGTCGGCGGCGGGTCGAATGCGATCGGAACCTTCTATCCCCTTCTCGGCGACGACGATGTGCGCCTTGTCGGCGTGGAAGCCGGAGGCGAGGGCCTCTCGACCGGGAAGCACGGGGCCACCCTCTGCGCCGGGACGAAGGGGGTGCTCCAGGGCTCTCTCTCGTACCTCCTCCAGGACCGGGACGGACAGATCCTTGATACCCATTCGGTCTCTGCCGGCCTCGACTATCCCGGCGTCGGGCCTGAACACAGCATGCTGAAGGACATCGGGCGGGCCGAGTACGTCGCGGTCACCGACGACGAGGCTCTCGCCGCCTTCTCCCTGCTCTCGCGGCGGGAGGGGATCATCCCGGCACTGGAGTCGTCCCATGCGGTGGCGTACGCCGTGAAGATGGCGAAGGATCTGGACGAGGACGACATCATCGTCGTCACCCTCTCCGGGCGGGGGGACAAGGACGTGGTCGAGGTGGCGGCGAGGATGGGGGTGACGATATGA
- a CDS encoding ATP-NAD kinase family protein: MTTIGLVINPLAGLGGTVGLKGTDGTADEARWRGAVPRAHERAVEALLSLRGLPLRVLASAGAMGADALDAAGIREYEVVHSATGRETTADDTRTAVRACIDAGADLLLFCGGDGTARDVAAAAGKTPILGIPAGVKMYSGVFAVRPSAVGEVLAGDYALREAEVMDIDEEAYRRGDLRARLYATVRVPFLPGRVQCGKEVSFGDEAAARDGIARFMADLIRAGGCVVLGAGGTTAAIAREAGIESTLLGVDVVVDGTCVASDVDESTLLAHVGRADRCRIIVSPIGAQGAVLGRGTGPITPAVLRAAGPENLVVVATPGKLAATPTLFVDTGDPALDAAFGERISVICGYHIARLMPLIRPAEE; encoded by the coding sequence ATGACGACGATCGGCCTTGTGATCAACCCACTCGCCGGCCTCGGTGGAACGGTCGGCCTGAAGGGGACGGACGGGACGGCGGACGAGGCACGGTGGCGGGGTGCTGTGCCGCGGGCGCATGAGCGTGCCGTCGAGGCCCTCCTCTCTCTCCGGGGCCTCCCCCTCCGCGTCCTCGCCTCTGCCGGTGCGATGGGCGCCGACGCCCTGGATGCCGCGGGCATCAGGGAGTACGAGGTCGTCCATAGTGCCACAGGCAGGGAGACGACGGCCGACGACACCCGCACCGCGGTCAGAGCCTGTATCGATGCCGGCGCCGACCTCCTCCTCTTCTGCGGCGGTGACGGCACGGCGCGGGACGTCGCGGCGGCCGCGGGGAAGACCCCCATTCTCGGCATCCCCGCGGGCGTGAAGATGTACTCGGGCGTCTTTGCCGTCCGTCCCTCTGCAGTGGGCGAGGTCCTTGCCGGGGACTACGCCCTCCGCGAGGCCGAGGTGATGGACATCGACGAGGAGGCGTACCGGCGGGGCGACCTCCGGGCCCGCCTCTACGCGACGGTCAGGGTGCCCTTCCTCCCCGGCCGGGTGCAGTGCGGAAAGGAGGTCTCCTTCGGGGACGAGGCCGCCGCCCGAGACGGCATCGCCCGCTTCATGGCCGACCTGATCCGGGCCGGTGGGTGCGTGGTCCTCGGGGCCGGGGGGACCACCGCCGCGATCGCCAGAGAGGCCGGGATCGAGTCGACCCTCCTCGGCGTGGACGTGGTCGTGGACGGAACATGTGTCGCCTCAGACGTCGACGAGTCGACCCTCCTCGCGCATGTCGGGCGTGCCGACCGGTGCCGGATCATCGTCAGCCCGATCGGGGCGCAGGGTGCTGTCCTCGGGAGGGGCACCGGGCCGATCACCCCCGCGGTGCTCAGGGCCGCGGGGCCCGAGAACCTCGTCGTCGTCGCCACGCCCGGCAAACTCGCCGCAACGCCGACCCTCTTCGTCGACACCGGCGACCCGGCCCTCGACGCCGCCTTCGGAGAGAGAATATCCGTCATCTGCGGCTACCATATCGCGAGGCTGATGCCCCTCATCAGGCCGGCGGAGGAGTGA
- the trpD gene encoding anthranilate phosphoribosyltransferase — translation MIREAIGTVTTGRDLTDQEAGAVMEEILGGGATQAQMGAFLTALRMKGESVPEIAGFARAMRGASVRIRPKVTGVLVDTCGTGGDGAGTFNISTAAAFVVAGAGVPVVKHGNRSATSRCGSADVLAALGVCRDIEPERARTIVEEIGIVFLYAPAYHPALGRVAGPRSELGIRTVFNLLGPLANPAGAEAQLVGVYSPALTETVAGVLKSLGVRRAMVVNGSGIDEISTAGPTRVSELREGEVRSYTLLCEDYGIPPASLSDLAGGDAAENARILEGVLDGEHGPARDIVLLNAAAGIYLGGRAGDLAEGLRLAEASIDSGKAREKLDALVGATGSAR, via the coding sequence ATGATCAGGGAGGCGATCGGGACCGTGACCACGGGCCGCGACCTCACCGACCAGGAGGCCGGTGCGGTCATGGAGGAGATCCTCGGCGGCGGGGCGACCCAGGCACAGATGGGCGCTTTCCTTACGGCGCTCAGGATGAAAGGGGAATCTGTGCCGGAGATCGCCGGCTTTGCGCGGGCGATGCGCGGGGCGTCTGTCAGGATCAGGCCGAAGGTCACCGGCGTCCTTGTCGACACCTGCGGCACCGGCGGGGACGGCGCCGGCACTTTCAACATCAGCACCGCGGCGGCTTTCGTCGTTGCCGGCGCCGGCGTGCCTGTCGTGAAGCACGGCAACCGGAGCGCGACGAGCAGGTGCGGTTCGGCCGACGTCCTTGCCGCGCTCGGTGTGTGCCGGGATATAGAACCAGAACGCGCCCGCACGATCGTCGAGGAGATCGGGATTGTCTTCCTCTATGCACCGGCATACCACCCGGCCCTCGGCCGGGTGGCCGGGCCGAGATCAGAACTTGGTATCAGGACGGTCTTCAACCTCCTCGGCCCCCTTGCAAATCCGGCCGGGGCTGAAGCGCAACTCGTCGGGGTCTACAGCCCTGCCCTCACCGAAACGGTCGCCGGCGTGCTGAAGAGCCTCGGCGTCAGGCGGGCGATGGTGGTCAACGGCAGCGGGATCGACGAGATCAGCACCGCCGGGCCGACCAGGGTCTCGGAACTCCGCGAGGGTGAGGTTCGCAGCTACACTCTCCTCTGCGAGGACTACGGGATCCCCCCCGCATCCCTCTCCGACCTTGCCGGCGGCGACGCCGCGGAGAACGCACGGATCCTTGAGGGTGTGCTCGACGGCGAACACGGGCCCGCCCGCGACATCGTCCTCCTCAACGCCGCCGCAGGGATCTATCTCGGGGGAAGGGCCGGAGACCTGGCTGAGGGCCTTCGCCTAGCGGAAGCGTCGATCGATTCGGGAAAGGCGCGGGAGAAACTCGACGCCCTTGTCGGGGCGACGGGGAGCGCCCGATGA
- a CDS encoding anthranilate synthase component II: protein MRVLIIDCYDSFTYNLYQQVGKLGGEPVVVKNDAPPSVLRDVDCDRIILSPGPGTPEDSGLCLDALRTICCDIPTLGVCLGHQAICTAFGGRVTRAGRLMHGKTSRITHDGTGIFDGVPDPFSATRYHSLVADRASLPPGLEVTATSLDDGYVMGVRHRDYPIEGIQFHPESILSPEGDRIIENFLAGKGVPA from the coding sequence ATGAGAGTGCTCATCATCGACTGCTATGACAGCTTCACCTACAACCTCTACCAGCAGGTAGGAAAACTCGGCGGGGAACCGGTCGTCGTTAAGAACGACGCCCCACCTTCGGTGCTCAGGGACGTCGACTGCGACCGGATCATCCTCTCGCCCGGACCGGGAACGCCCGAGGACTCGGGCCTCTGCCTCGACGCCCTCAGGACCATCTGCTGCGACATCCCGACTCTCGGGGTCTGCCTCGGCCACCAGGCGATCTGCACCGCTTTCGGCGGGCGGGTGACCCGGGCAGGGCGCCTGATGCACGGCAAGACTTCCCGGATCACCCACGACGGCACCGGGATCTTCGACGGGGTCCCCGACCCGTTCTCGGCCACCAGGTACCACTCGCTGGTTGCGGACCGCGCCAGCCTTCCCCCTGGACTCGAAGTCACGGCGACGAGTCTGGACGACGGCTATGTGATGGGCGTCCGGCACCGCGATTATCCCATCGAGGGCATCCAGTTCCATCCCGAGAGCATCCTCTCCCCCGAGGGGGACCGGATCATCGAGAACTTCCTCGCCGGAAAGGGGGTGCCGGCATGA
- a CDS encoding LysE family transporter, producing MIMEMDSIAGALAIGLVIGLSGALAPGPTLVATIRGALAEGWTAGPKVAAGHAVLEVMVFLAVVAGLGVAAGSVGPAVALVGGAALIVFGAMTIRESRTAVLEADPGETAGNPYVAGAITSAANPYFWIWWLTVGAGLLIDGLAGGLAVAVAFILGHWAADFGWFGLVAAATAGGRRVMSVRQYRLVLGACGLFLVLFGASYLWKAFF from the coding sequence ATGATAATGGAGATGGACAGTATTGCAGGGGCCCTGGCCATTGGCCTCGTTATCGGTCTTTCAGGCGCCCTCGCCCCGGGACCGACGCTGGTGGCGACGATCAGGGGCGCGCTCGCGGAGGGGTGGACGGCTGGACCGAAGGTTGCGGCAGGGCACGCCGTACTGGAAGTGATGGTGTTCCTTGCCGTCGTTGCAGGCCTCGGCGTCGCCGCCGGCTCGGTCGGTCCCGCGGTCGCCCTTGTCGGCGGGGCGGCCCTGATCGTCTTCGGGGCGATGACGATCAGGGAGAGCAGGACCGCGGTGCTGGAGGCCGACCCCGGAGAGACGGCCGGGAACCCGTACGTCGCCGGGGCCATAACGAGCGCCGCAAACCCCTATTTCTGGATCTGGTGGCTCACCGTCGGCGCCGGCCTCCTCATCGACGGTCTTGCCGGGGGCCTGGCCGTAGCCGTCGCCTTCATACTTGGCCACTGGGCCGCAGACTTCGGGTGGTTCGGGCTCGTCGCCGCCGCCACGGCAGGGGGACGGAGGGTCATGAGCGTGAGGCAGTACCGCCTCGTCCTCGGCGCATGCGGTCTCTTCCTCGTCCTCTTCGGGGCGTCGTACCTCTGGAAGGCATTTTTCTGA
- the trpA gene encoding tryptophan synthase subunit alpha, with product MSRIDALFSGLERPACIAYLAGGDPDPETSLAAVRAVVDAGADIIEIGVPFTDPIADGPTIRRADNRALAAGTTPDRIFELVRAVRAGTSVPIVLMTAYTIVYVRGVDRFYREAAEAGTDGVIIPDMPPEESGDAVAAAGLYGLDQIFLVAPNTPEERLDLILEHAGGFLYLVSVQGVTGARSGLPHGIEERIAALRSRTALPIAVGFGISGPEQVRAIAAAGADGVIVGSAIVAIVEKHLGDREAMCAELKEFVAGLCGAVRDGA from the coding sequence ATGAGCAGGATCGACGCCCTCTTCTCAGGCCTGGAAAGACCGGCCTGCATCGCCTATCTGGCGGGCGGCGACCCTGACCCGGAGACCTCCCTTGCGGCGGTGCGGGCGGTCGTCGACGCCGGCGCGGACATCATCGAGATCGGCGTGCCTTTCACCGACCCCATCGCCGACGGTCCGACGATCAGGCGGGCGGACAACCGTGCCCTTGCGGCCGGGACGACGCCGGACCGGATCTTCGAGCTGGTGCGGGCCGTCAGGGCGGGGACTTCCGTCCCGATCGTCCTGATGACGGCGTACACCATCGTCTATGTCCGCGGCGTCGACCGCTTCTACCGGGAGGCGGCGGAAGCAGGAACCGATGGGGTGATCATCCCAGACATGCCCCCGGAGGAGTCTGGGGACGCCGTCGCCGCGGCCGGGCTGTACGGCCTCGACCAGATCTTTCTCGTGGCCCCGAACACCCCTGAAGAGCGCCTTGACCTGATCCTGGAGCATGCAGGCGGGTTCCTCTATCTCGTCTCCGTGCAGGGGGTCACCGGTGCGAGGTCCGGCCTCCCGCACGGCATCGAGGAGAGGATCGCCGCGTTGCGGTCGCGTACCGCTCTCCCCATCGCCGTGGGCTTCGGCATCTCGGGCCCCGAGCAGGTGCGGGCGATCGCGGCCGCGGGTGCCGACGGCGTGATCGTCGGCAGCGCGATCGTGGCAATCGTCGAGAAGCATCTTGGAGACAGAGAGGCGATGTGCGCCGAACTGAAAGAGTTCGTCGCCGGCCTCTGCGGGGCTGTCAGGGACGGGGCCTGA
- a CDS encoding indole-3-glycerol phosphate synthase TrpC: MILDDILARTRERVAGLEADGHIPDRRASGRFSLTKAIRSSDRRNAVIAEVKYASPSRGTIRMSGSPEALAADLVAGGCAGLSVLTEPFFFGGSTENLRHVREVAPVPILRKDFIVDELQLRETATMGADAVLLIAGVLGRDLGRFVDLALSLGLEPLVEVRNREDAGRARAAGAELVGINNRDLTTMTVDLHTTQRLAPLVGGDGRLVVSESGVVWPCDVRALRPYCDAFLVGSALMSSAHPGKRLERLVCA, translated from the coding sequence ATGATCCTGGACGATATCCTCGCCCGCACCCGCGAGCGCGTGGCCGGACTGGAGGCCGACGGCCACATCCCCGACCGCCGGGCATCAGGGCGGTTCAGCCTGACGAAGGCGATCCGCTCCTCCGACCGGAGGAACGCGGTCATCGCCGAGGTGAAGTACGCCTCGCCCTCGCGCGGCACCATCCGCATGTCAGGCTCCCCGGAGGCGCTGGCGGCAGACCTTGTCGCCGGCGGCTGCGCCGGGCTCTCGGTGCTGACCGAGCCCTTCTTCTTCGGGGGGAGCACCGAGAACCTCAGGCATGTCCGTGAGGTCGCGCCCGTCCCGATCCTGCGGAAGGACTTCATCGTCGACGAACTCCAGCTCAGGGAGACGGCGACGATGGGTGCCGACGCCGTCCTCCTCATCGCCGGCGTGCTCGGCCGCGACCTCGGACGGTTCGTGGACCTCGCCCTCTCCCTCGGCCTTGAGCCCCTGGTGGAGGTGCGGAACAGGGAGGATGCCGGACGTGCCCGCGCCGCCGGGGCCGAACTGGTCGGGATCAACAACCGCGACCTCACCACGATGACCGTCGACCTGCACACCACACAGAGGCTCGCCCCTCTCGTCGGCGGCGACGGTCGTCTCGTCGTCTCTGAGAGCGGCGTCGTCTGGCCCTGCGATGTCAGGGCCCTGCGGCCGTACTGCGACGCCTTTCTTGTCGGTTCGGCCCTCATGTCCTCGGCGCATCCGGGAAAGAGGCTGGAGAGGCTCGTATGCGCGTGA
- a CDS encoding phosphoribosylanthranilate isomerase — translation MRVKICGVTRVADAVAAEEAGADAIGVVLFSDSPRSISPEKAAEIFAALGPFTARVCVSRTADPAELAAILALGPTAVQIYHDLSVPPGVRAVRATADGRLPAGRCDAVLLDRSEGTGRQYDLNEARSLVLRSPVPVVLSGGLTPENVGEAARDVRPYAVDVSSGVEDRPGIKNRKKMTEFIMACRSISP, via the coding sequence ATGCGCGTGAAGATCTGCGGGGTCACGCGGGTCGCGGACGCCGTCGCCGCCGAAGAGGCCGGGGCCGACGCGATCGGCGTCGTCCTCTTCTCAGACTCGCCGCGCTCGATCTCCCCTGAGAAGGCGGCAGAGATCTTCGCCGCGCTCGGCCCCTTCACGGCCAGGGTCTGCGTCTCTCGGACGGCCGACCCGGCAGAACTCGCCGCGATCCTCGCCCTCGGCCCGACGGCGGTGCAAATTTATCACGACCTTTCGGTGCCGCCCGGCGTGCGGGCGGTCAGGGCGACCGCCGACGGGAGACTCCCTGCCGGCAGGTGCGACGCCGTCCTCCTCGACCGGAGCGAGGGCACAGGGAGGCAATACGATCTGAATGAGGCCAGGTCTCTCGTCCTGCGGTCGCCCGTCCCGGTCGTCCTCTCTGGCGGGCTTACGCCGGAAAACGTCGGCGAGGCGGCGAGAGACGTGCGCCCGTACGCCGTGGACGTCTCGTCGGGCGTCGAAGACCGGCCGGGCATCAAGAACAGAAAGAAAATGACTGAGTTTATCATGGCATGCAGGAGCATATCCCCATGA